Within the Molothrus aeneus isolate 106 chromosome 1, BPBGC_Maene_1.0, whole genome shotgun sequence genome, the region AAATGTCAGTTTAAGTGAGAGGAGTAATGATTGTTTTGCAAGCCTGTTTATGTTATAAGGGCTTCCTTTGATCCTACAAAGCATTTGGGGTGGGGTATAAGATTTCTTTCTGAATTATAATACCATATTAACCTGGTTTTTTGTTCTTCCTCTTTAAAGGAACAAGCACATCATGATTGATTTAGGTACAGGTAATAACAACAAGATCAACTGGGCAATGGAAGATAAGCAGGAGATGATTGACATTATAGAAACTGTTTATAGAGGAGCCCGCAAAGGTCGAGGTTTGGTGGTATCGCCGAAAGATTATTCCACTAAATACAGATATTGATGTTTCTTTGGGCTGCCTTTTCTCATAATCCTATGTCCAgttacattttttcctgtgtatgtgtatacataaatgtatattaaaataaaaaaaacctacaaGTCCTTGAATATTGAGCATAATTtgaatgatttaaaatatttgagttCTGTTTGAGAAGCAGAAAACTTAAAGCCTGGATGTGTCTTGAATATTACTGCAGTAATATTGTagctgaattttggggttttcttttttaaagactCTCCTTTGTTATCCTTTTGGTATTACATATTTTTGCACACAAAAAGCCTGTTtgcaaaaaaagcattttaaattgtttcatttgcttttattaCACAAATATCTAGGAAAATTATACTatagtttttttaaagaataaagtgAGTTCCACTTATtcaccttaattttttttcagctaatgAAATTTGACAGTGAGTAGAGATGGGTGCAAGTCTGTAATGTTGAAGATGACTTCTGTTGGGATTTCCTTGCGTATCATACTAGTCCCCTGTATCCActaaaaatgtgaataaaacaAGGTGCATTTATTAGTATTTAACAGAACTCAGAGAAAACATCTCCTGTGACTTTGCTCACCAGCACACCCCCATCAGCCTAATGGACTTGTGGTGCCAGACTCCCTTTTCCATGGTGGCTGGGCACTCACTTTGAAGCACTTGGTGAATTCTGCAGTGCCAAAGCATAATTGCACTTCTGGAGCtggctgcagacagcagctAAGGAAACCAAAAGCTATGCTGTCATTTGACCTCCAGTTTGCCTAATAGTATACCAAAATGCACATGTACTTGGGAGACTTGGATTGGATTC harbors:
- the TXNL4A gene encoding thioredoxin-like protein 4A isoform X2; this translates as MYELYDPCTVMFFFRNKHIMIDLGTGNNNKINWAMEDKQEMIDIIETVYRGARKGRGLVVSPKDYSTKYRY